The Rhododendron vialii isolate Sample 1 chromosome 5a, ASM3025357v1 genome contains a region encoding:
- the LOC131327142 gene encoding disease resistance protein RPV1-like: MIYHVFLSFRGEDTGKTFTDHLYTALSGAGFRTFRGDDGMERGKNVKSELDKAIKEARSSIVVLSKDYSSSRWCLDELVMILERKRTSSGAGHVVLPVFYDVDPSQVRKQTGSFREAFCRHEERLNEETNESKKEYLRKKVQLWRGALREVADLAGMVLKNQADGHESKFIQDIVRVIGNKVNRPVLHVPHNLIGIQSRVRNINSWLQDESSVGIAVIYGMGGIGKTTIAKFAYNLNIERFEASSFLANIREISEGPEGLVHLQRQFLSDILKRGKEKIRCVDEGISKIKDVICCKRVLVVLDDVDDRAQFDALIVMRDWFHPGSKIILTTRNIHLLKANEVDETFEVEGLDSYESLELFSWHAFGQGHPIEGFTELSQRVIQHCGGLPLALQVLGSSLSDHSLDIWKNTLQKLAAIPNSKILKKLQISYDYLDDYDKELFLHIACFFIGKGKDFVVRILDDLYPTVGIQTLIDRCLLTINGHNKLMMHQLLRRMGREIVRQESPKDLGKRSRLWHYKDSFKVLSEKIGTETIEGLYLDMHHVLEEDSHHVLETDSRLRENFGFSNVKRPRFEELNHESLSSEQGYSLKRRCLSLFIWRSTNTVGRSSDQVGLRTDAFTRMHNLKLLQLNNVEIKGRYANFPGGLRCLTWHGFPLPSIPTELSLKRLVSLDLRYSKLEQVWKGEMFLTSLKILNLSHSHGLKNTPKFTGLPNLEKLVLKYCISLVEVHESIGELESLVLLNLRGCKNLKKLPSEIGRLTSLEKLILSGCSKLDELPAELGQMKSLTVLHADGISRDIGEEGSWTSLVWSLVLKPGKNPKTLPPLPGSLVELSLSNCNLSCDDLAKCLGSLSVLKDLNLSENPISSLPVSIKGVSVLQSLNLRYCTRLRSLPELPMTLQKLDVFHCRSLKTITNLPNLLRSLDLNISGCKVVEVQGMFKLEPIGNVDAEIINEMGLSSELEAMGSLEVELYNPLYAPYKSVMKGSVQVLHECGIYNIFLPRSEVPAGWCSGYKRTGSSITFNVPSLPNLKIQALKISVVFVCFHDADTTCLAIRYNYITLNNMTKGLKWAYSPLFRCVHHENGMMVWLSHWKIGNQIILEAGDEANVSAGLAGDYLAEEIGVQIVYDEPEEKGSQHHKACTPHQNVTNVGDLSEYQLTPGYYHLCHYGRHQTYHRDGMVGKSGGMVGKPEKVLFGEI; the protein is encoded by the exons ATGATTTATCACGTGTTCTTGAGCTTTAGAGGTGAAGACACCGGCAAGACCTTCACCGACCACCTCTATACCGCTTTGTCGGGTGCAGGTTTTCGCACGTTTCGAGGTGATGATGGGATGGAGAGAGGTAAAAATGTTAAGTCAGAACTGGACAAGGCTATAAAAGAAGCAAGGAGTTCAATAGTTGTGCTTTCCAAAGACTATTCTTCTTCCAGATGGTGCCTTGATGAACTCGTGATGATCCTCGAACGCAAGAGGACATCATCGGGGGCTGGGCATGTAGTTTTACCTGTCTTCTATGATGTGGATCCCTCCCAAGTTCGAAAGCAAACAGGGAGCTTCAGAGAGGCATTTTGTAGACACGAAGAGCGATTAAATGAGGAAACCAATGAAAGCAAAAAGGAGTACTTGAGGAAAAAGGTGCAATTATGGAGGGGAGCACTTAGAGAAGTTGCTGATCTAGCAGGGATGGTCTTAAAAAATCAAGCTGACGG GCATGAGTCGAAATTTATCCAGGACATTGTAAGAGTGATTGGGAATAAGGTGAACCGACCAGTTTTACACGTTCCCCACAACCTAATTGGAATTCAATCTCGAGTCAGAAACATCAATTCATGGTTACAGGATGAGTCCAGTGTTGGGATAGCAGTGATTTATGGGATGGGTGGAATAGGCAAGACAACTATTGCCAAATTTGCTTATAATTTAAACATTGAAAGATTTGAAGCTAGTAGCTTTCTTGCAAATATTAGAGAAATTTCAGAAGGACCTGAGGGTTTGGTTCATTTACAAAGGCAATTTCTTTCAGACATTTtaaaaagagggaaggaaaaaATACGGTGTGTTGATGAAGGAATCAGTAAGATTAAGGATGTCATTTGTTGCAAAAGAGTTCTTGTAGTTCTTGATGATGTGGATGACCGAGCCCAGTTTGACGCCTTAATCGTAATGCGTGATTGGTTTCATCCAGGGAGTAAAATTATCTTAACCACCAGGAACATTCATCTGTTGAAGGCTAATGAAGTTGATGAGACATTTGAGGTGGAGGGATTAGATTCTTATGAATCATTGGAGCTTTTCAGTTGGCATGCCTTTGGACAAGGCCATCCCATTGAGGGTTTCACTGAGCTTTCACAAAGGGTAATACAACACTGTGGAGGGCTTCCTTTAGCCCTTCAAGTTTTGGGTTCTTCTCTATCTGACCATAGCTTAGACATATGGAAAAACACATTGCAGAAACTGGCAGCTATTCCCAATTCAAAAATCCTTAAAAAGTTGCAAATAAGCTATGACTATCTAGATGACTATGACAAGGAATTGTTCCTCCACATTGCTTGTTTCTTTATTGGAAAGGGCAAAGATTTCGTAGTAAGAATTCTAGATGATCTCTACCCAACAGTTGGGATTCAAACTCTCATTGACAGATGTCTGTTAACTATTAATGGACACAACAAGTTGATGATGCACCAACTTCTCCGACGAATGGGAAGGGAAATTGTTCGCCAAGAATCACCCAAGGACCTGGGTAAACGTAGCAGATTGTGGCACTATAAGGATTCCTTCAAAGTATTGAGTGAAAAAATT GGAACAGAAACAATTGAGGGCCTCTACCTTGACATGCATCATGTGTTGGAGGAAGATAGTCATCATGTGCTGGAGACAGATTCTCGGTTAAGGGAAAATTTTGGTTTTAGTAATGTAAAGCGTCCCCGCTTCGAAGAACTTAATCATGAATCATTGTCTTCTGAACAAGGCTATTCACTTAAACGGCGTTGTCTTAGTTTGTTCATTTGGCGCTCAACAAACACTGTCGGAAGAAGTTCAGATCAGGTGGGGTTGAGGACTGATGCATTTACAAGGATGCACAATCTTAAATTGCTCCAGCTCAATAATGTAGAAATCAAGGGAAGATACGCAAATTTCCCAGGAGGATTAAGATGCTTGACTTGGCATGGCTTCCCTTTACCATCCATACCTACTGAGCTTTCTCTAAAGAGACTGGTTTCTCTTGACTTGCGCTATAGCAAATTGGAGCAAGTTTGGAAGGGAGAAATG TTTCTGACATCATTGAAAATCCTCAATCTCAGTCATTCCCATGGCCTCAAGAATACCCCCAAATTCACTGGACTCCCTAATCTTGAGAAATTGGTCCTTAAGTATTGCATAAGTTTGGTAGAGGTTCATGAATCGATAGGGGAATTAGAGAGTCTTGTTTTGTTGAATCTCAGAGGCTGCAAAAATCTTAAGAAGCTTCCCAGTGAAATTGGTCGTTTAACATCCCTAGAAAAACTCATTCTCTCTGGTTGTTCAAAGCTTGATGAGTTGCCTGCAGAGCTCGGACAGATGAAATCCTTAACAGTGCTCCATGCAGATGGAATTTCCCGAGACATTGGTGAGGAAGGATCATGGACTTCCCTCGTCTGGTCTTTGGTATTGAAACCgggaaaaaatccaaaaacattgCCGCCTTTACCTGGCTCACTAGTTGAATTAAGTCTTTCAAACTGCAATCTGTCATGTGATGATCTTGCGAAATGCCTTGGGAGCTTATCTGTGTTGAAGGACTTGAATCTGAGCGAGAATCCAATTTCCAGCCTTCCAGTGAGCATCAAAGGTGTTTCTGTGCTCCAATCACTTAACCTAAGATATTGCACGAGACTTCGATCGCTACCGGAACTTCCAATGACTTTACAAAAGTTGGATGTTTTTCACTGTAGATCACTGAAAACGATAACAAATCTTCCTAACTTGTTGAGATCTCTAGATTTGAACATATCCGGTTGTAAAGTAGTTGAAGTTCAGGGGATGTTCAAGTTAGAGCCCATTGGAAATGTTGATGCAGAAATCATTAACGAGATGGGCTTATCATCTGAGTTGGAGGCCATGGGAAGCCTTGAGGTGGAATTGTATAACCCGTTGTATGCCCCGTACAAATCCGTAATGAAGGGTTCAGTTCag GTACTACATGAATGTGGTATATACAACATATTTCTTCCAAGGAGCGAGGTGCCTGCTGGCTGGTGCAGTGGCTATAAGAGAACGGGGTCCTCGATAACATTCAACGTGCCTTCACTTCCTAATCTCAAGATCCAAGCCTTGAAGATATCTGTTGTCTTTGTATGTTTCCATGATGCTGACACGACCTGTTTGGCCATTAGGTACAACTATATCACACTCAACAATATGACCAAGGGTCTGAAGTGGGCCTACAGCCCATTGTTCAGATGCGTTCATCATGAGAACGGTATGATGGTATGGTTAAGCCATTGGAAGATTGGGAATCAAATAATATTGGAAGCTGGTGATGAAGCGAATGTGTCAGCGGGCTTAGCAGGTGACTATTTGGCAGAGGAAATTGGAGTTCAGATTGTGTATGATGAGCCTGAAGAGAAAGGTAGCCAACACCATAAAGCCTGTACTCCTCATCAAAATGTCACCAATGTTGGAGATCTATCAGAATATCAATTGACACCAGGCTATTACCACCTATGCCATTATGGTCGCCATCAAACCTACCACCGAGATGGTATGGTAGGTAAATCTGGTGGTATGGTAGGTAAACCTGAAAAGGTTTTATTTGGGGAAATCTGA
- the LOC131326733 gene encoding histone-lysine N-methyltransferase SUVR4-like isoform X1 yields the protein MAPNPRVLEAFRAMKNLGISPETVSPVLKNLLKLYNKNWELIEEDNYRTLADAIFEYADDKKRQDNEKDAMEYDVSEPPLKKIHLEPQEDQASSEPPLKKIHLEPQEDQASSTANSGNTVLVLEANGMPLTSIAPKLMESSQAHSKDKKTESSSHSRHSAFRNKGKDPISSSGLTQVTKSSSERASSAFHSNQGSDGIGFDHMLREKKHKDCLGNGFVVPKRKQTVHDVPHLALPSSVVQSGNPEGSHSLGVSLQQPTSRDRKRPFCKMHADITKGTEKVRISLLDESGKEQLPNFNYLPENTVYQNAYIHFALARIADTDCCSSCLGDCLSLPVPCECAGDTGGEFAYTSEGLLREEFLNKCISMNEAPREHYQVYCIDCPLERAKNEHMPAKCKGHLVRKFIKECWRKCGCDMLCGNRVVQRGISRELQVFLTNEGKGWGLRSLQDLPKGAFVCEYVGEILTNMELYERNQQSSGSERHTYPVILDADWASEGLLKDEEALCLDATFNGNVARFINHRCSDANLLEIPVEVETPDRHYYHLAFFTKRKVDALEELTWDYGIDFYDHNHPIKAFQCCCGSGLCRGVRKMN from the exons ATGGCACCCAATCCAAGAGTTTTGGAGGCCTTCAGAGCAATGAAGAACTTGGGCATTTCTCCGGAGACTGTCAGTCCGGTGCTCAAGAACCTTCTGAAACTGTATAACAAGAATTGGGAACTCATTGAGGAGGATAACTATCGTACTCTTGCTGATGCTATATTTGAGTATGCAGATGATAAG AAAAGGCAAGATAACGAGAAAGATGCCATGGAGTATGATGTGTCAGAACCTCCATTGAAGAAAATACACTTGGAACCGCAGGAAGATCAGGCTTCGTCAGAACCTCCATTGAAGAAAATACACTTGGAACCGCAGGAAGATCAGGCTTCGTCAACAGCGAATAGCGGGAATACCGTGTTGGTTCTAGAAGCTAATGGAATGCCACTGACTTCAATTGCTCCAAAACTGATGGAGTCCTCTCAGGCGCATTCGAAAGATAAGAAAACTGAATCTAGTTCTCATTCCCGTCACTCAGCTTTTAGAAACAAAGGGAAGGACCCCATTTCTAGCTCTGGTTTGACCCAAGTAACAAAATCATCTTCCGAGAGGGCATCATCTGCCTTTCATTCTAATCAGGGGAGTGATGGAATTGGTTTTGACCATATGCTGAGAGAAAAGAAGCACAAAGATTGTCTTGGTAATGGTTTCGTGGTGCCTAAAAGAAAGCAAACTGTTCATGACGTACCACATTTGGCATTACCATCTTCTGTGGTCCAGTCAG GTAATCCAGAGGGTTCACATAGTTTGGGGGTTTCTCTGCAACAACCTACGAGTCGTGATAGGAAACGGCCTTTTTGTAAAATGCATGCTGACATAACGAAAGGGACTGAAAAGGTAAGGATTTCATTACTTGATGAAAGTGGCAAGGAGCAGTTACCGAATTTCAATTATTTGCCTGAGAACACAGTTTATCAGAATGCTTACATCCATTTCGCGTTGGCTCGGATTGCGGATACTGATTGCTGTTCAAGTTGTTTAGGGGATTGTCTTTCATTACCTGTACCTTGTGAATGTGCTGGTGATACTGGGGGAGAGTTTGCCTACACATCCGAAGGCCTGCTGAGAGAAGAATTTCTCAATAAGTGTATTTCTATGAATGAAGCTCCTAGGGAGCATTATCAAGTATATTGCATCGATTGCCCATTAGAAAGGGCTAAGAATGAACACATGCCTGCAAAATGCAAGGGCCATCTCGTGAGAAAGTTCATCAAGGAATGTTGGAGGAAATGTGGCTGTGACATGCTGTGTGGAAATCGAGTTGTGCAGCGAGGTATCTCACGTGAGTTGCAG GTGTTCTTGACGAATGAAGGTAAAGGCTGGGGTCTTAGAAGCCTCCAGGACTTGCCGAAAGGTGCTTTTGTCTGCGAATATGTTGGGGAAATTTTGACCAACATGGAATTATATGAGCGGAATCAGCAAAGCAGTGGAAGTGAGAGACATACATACCCAGTGATActtgatgcagattgggcttcTGAGGGACTTTTGAAGGATGAAGAagcactttgcttggatgcaACATTTAATGGGAATGTGGCGAGATTCATAAATCACAG ATGCTCTGATGCAAATTTGCTCGAGATCCCTGTCGAAGTAGAGACCCCTGATCGCCATTATTATCAT CTTGCCTTTTTTACCAAAAGAAAAGTGGATGCTCTGGAAGAACTTACATGG GACTACGGGATTGATTTCTATGATCATAATCATCCTATCAAGGCATTTCAATGCTGTTGTGGAAGTGGATTATGTCGAGGAGTGAGGAAAAT
- the LOC131326733 gene encoding histone-lysine N-methyltransferase SUVR4-like isoform X2, whose protein sequence is MAPNPRVLEAFRAMKNLGISPETVSPVLKNLLKLYNKNWELIEEDNYRTLADAIFEYADDKKRQDNEKDAMEYDVSEPPLKKIHLEPQEDQASSEPPLKKIHLEPQEDQASSTANSGNTVLVLEANGMPLTSIAPKLMESSQAHSKDKKTESSSHSRHSAFRNKGKDPISSSGLTQVTKSSSERASSAFHSNQGSDGIGFDHMLREKKHKDCLGNGFVVPKRKQTVHDVPHLALPSSVVQSGNPEGSHSLGVSLQQPTSRDRKRPFCKMHADITKGTEKVRISLLDESGKEQLPNFNYLPENTVYQNAYIHFALARIADTDCCSSCLGDCLSLPVPCECAGDTGGEFAYTSEGLLREEFLNKCISMNEAPREHYQVYCIDCPLERAKNEHMPAKCKGHLVRKFIKECWRKCGCDMLCGNRVVQRGISRELQVFLTNEGKGWGLRSLQDLPKGAFVCEYVGEILTNMELYERNQQSSGSERHTYPVILDADWASEGLLKDEEALCLDATFNGNVARFINHSLPFLPKEKWMLWKNLHGTTGLISMIIIILSRHFNAVVEVDYVEE, encoded by the exons ATGGCACCCAATCCAAGAGTTTTGGAGGCCTTCAGAGCAATGAAGAACTTGGGCATTTCTCCGGAGACTGTCAGTCCGGTGCTCAAGAACCTTCTGAAACTGTATAACAAGAATTGGGAACTCATTGAGGAGGATAACTATCGTACTCTTGCTGATGCTATATTTGAGTATGCAGATGATAAG AAAAGGCAAGATAACGAGAAAGATGCCATGGAGTATGATGTGTCAGAACCTCCATTGAAGAAAATACACTTGGAACCGCAGGAAGATCAGGCTTCGTCAGAACCTCCATTGAAGAAAATACACTTGGAACCGCAGGAAGATCAGGCTTCGTCAACAGCGAATAGCGGGAATACCGTGTTGGTTCTAGAAGCTAATGGAATGCCACTGACTTCAATTGCTCCAAAACTGATGGAGTCCTCTCAGGCGCATTCGAAAGATAAGAAAACTGAATCTAGTTCTCATTCCCGTCACTCAGCTTTTAGAAACAAAGGGAAGGACCCCATTTCTAGCTCTGGTTTGACCCAAGTAACAAAATCATCTTCCGAGAGGGCATCATCTGCCTTTCATTCTAATCAGGGGAGTGATGGAATTGGTTTTGACCATATGCTGAGAGAAAAGAAGCACAAAGATTGTCTTGGTAATGGTTTCGTGGTGCCTAAAAGAAAGCAAACTGTTCATGACGTACCACATTTGGCATTACCATCTTCTGTGGTCCAGTCAG GTAATCCAGAGGGTTCACATAGTTTGGGGGTTTCTCTGCAACAACCTACGAGTCGTGATAGGAAACGGCCTTTTTGTAAAATGCATGCTGACATAACGAAAGGGACTGAAAAGGTAAGGATTTCATTACTTGATGAAAGTGGCAAGGAGCAGTTACCGAATTTCAATTATTTGCCTGAGAACACAGTTTATCAGAATGCTTACATCCATTTCGCGTTGGCTCGGATTGCGGATACTGATTGCTGTTCAAGTTGTTTAGGGGATTGTCTTTCATTACCTGTACCTTGTGAATGTGCTGGTGATACTGGGGGAGAGTTTGCCTACACATCCGAAGGCCTGCTGAGAGAAGAATTTCTCAATAAGTGTATTTCTATGAATGAAGCTCCTAGGGAGCATTATCAAGTATATTGCATCGATTGCCCATTAGAAAGGGCTAAGAATGAACACATGCCTGCAAAATGCAAGGGCCATCTCGTGAGAAAGTTCATCAAGGAATGTTGGAGGAAATGTGGCTGTGACATGCTGTGTGGAAATCGAGTTGTGCAGCGAGGTATCTCACGTGAGTTGCAG GTGTTCTTGACGAATGAAGGTAAAGGCTGGGGTCTTAGAAGCCTCCAGGACTTGCCGAAAGGTGCTTTTGTCTGCGAATATGTTGGGGAAATTTTGACCAACATGGAATTATATGAGCGGAATCAGCAAAGCAGTGGAAGTGAGAGACATACATACCCAGTGATActtgatgcagattgggcttcTGAGGGACTTTTGAAGGATGAAGAagcactttgcttggatgcaACATTTAATGGGAATGTGGCGAGATTCATAAATCACAG CTTGCCTTTTTTACCAAAAGAAAAGTGGATGCTCTGGAAGAACTTACATGG GACTACGGGATTGATTTCTATGATCATAATCATCCTATCAAGGCATTTCAATGCTGTTGTGGAAGTGGATTATGTCGAGGAGTGA
- the LOC131326733 gene encoding histone-lysine N-methyltransferase SUVR4-like isoform X3, with product MAPNPRVLEAFRAMKNLGISPETVSPVLKNLLKLYNKNWELIEEDNYRTLADAIFEYADDKKRQDNEKDAMEYDVSEPPLKKIHLEPQEDQASSEPPLKKIHLEPQEDQASSTANSGNTVLVLEANGMPLTSIAPKLMESSQAHSKDKKTESSSHSRHSAFRNKGKDPISSSGLTQVTKSSSERASSAFHSNQGSDGIGFDHMLREKKHKDCLGNGFVVPKRKQTVHDVPHLALPSSVVQSGNPEGSHSLGVSLQQPTSRDRKRPFCKMHADITKGTEKVRISLLDESGKEQLPNFNYLPENTVYQNAYIHFALARIADTDCCSSCLGDCLSLPVPCECAGDTGGEFAYTSEGLLREEFLNKCISMNEAPREHYQVYCIDCPLERAKNEHMPAKCKGHLVRKFIKECWRKCGCDMLCGNRVVQRGISRELQVFLTNEGKGWGLRSLQDLPKGAFVCEYVGEILTNMELYERNQQSSGSERHTYPVILDADWASEGLLKDEEALCLDATFNGNVARFINHR from the exons ATGGCACCCAATCCAAGAGTTTTGGAGGCCTTCAGAGCAATGAAGAACTTGGGCATTTCTCCGGAGACTGTCAGTCCGGTGCTCAAGAACCTTCTGAAACTGTATAACAAGAATTGGGAACTCATTGAGGAGGATAACTATCGTACTCTTGCTGATGCTATATTTGAGTATGCAGATGATAAG AAAAGGCAAGATAACGAGAAAGATGCCATGGAGTATGATGTGTCAGAACCTCCATTGAAGAAAATACACTTGGAACCGCAGGAAGATCAGGCTTCGTCAGAACCTCCATTGAAGAAAATACACTTGGAACCGCAGGAAGATCAGGCTTCGTCAACAGCGAATAGCGGGAATACCGTGTTGGTTCTAGAAGCTAATGGAATGCCACTGACTTCAATTGCTCCAAAACTGATGGAGTCCTCTCAGGCGCATTCGAAAGATAAGAAAACTGAATCTAGTTCTCATTCCCGTCACTCAGCTTTTAGAAACAAAGGGAAGGACCCCATTTCTAGCTCTGGTTTGACCCAAGTAACAAAATCATCTTCCGAGAGGGCATCATCTGCCTTTCATTCTAATCAGGGGAGTGATGGAATTGGTTTTGACCATATGCTGAGAGAAAAGAAGCACAAAGATTGTCTTGGTAATGGTTTCGTGGTGCCTAAAAGAAAGCAAACTGTTCATGACGTACCACATTTGGCATTACCATCTTCTGTGGTCCAGTCAG GTAATCCAGAGGGTTCACATAGTTTGGGGGTTTCTCTGCAACAACCTACGAGTCGTGATAGGAAACGGCCTTTTTGTAAAATGCATGCTGACATAACGAAAGGGACTGAAAAGGTAAGGATTTCATTACTTGATGAAAGTGGCAAGGAGCAGTTACCGAATTTCAATTATTTGCCTGAGAACACAGTTTATCAGAATGCTTACATCCATTTCGCGTTGGCTCGGATTGCGGATACTGATTGCTGTTCAAGTTGTTTAGGGGATTGTCTTTCATTACCTGTACCTTGTGAATGTGCTGGTGATACTGGGGGAGAGTTTGCCTACACATCCGAAGGCCTGCTGAGAGAAGAATTTCTCAATAAGTGTATTTCTATGAATGAAGCTCCTAGGGAGCATTATCAAGTATATTGCATCGATTGCCCATTAGAAAGGGCTAAGAATGAACACATGCCTGCAAAATGCAAGGGCCATCTCGTGAGAAAGTTCATCAAGGAATGTTGGAGGAAATGTGGCTGTGACATGCTGTGTGGAAATCGAGTTGTGCAGCGAGGTATCTCACGTGAGTTGCAG GTGTTCTTGACGAATGAAGGTAAAGGCTGGGGTCTTAGAAGCCTCCAGGACTTGCCGAAAGGTGCTTTTGTCTGCGAATATGTTGGGGAAATTTTGACCAACATGGAATTATATGAGCGGAATCAGCAAAGCAGTGGAAGTGAGAGACATACATACCCAGTGATActtgatgcagattgggcttcTGAGGGACTTTTGAAGGATGAAGAagcactttgcttggatgcaACATTTAATGGGAATGTGGCGAGATTCATAAATCACAG ATAG